A single window of Halobacterium jilantaiense DNA harbors:
- a CDS encoding pyridoxal-phosphate dependent enzyme has protein sequence MLECRSCGATYESGPDEPWRCECGHALDFAESPVPDTDEPDVARQRGLWAFADFLPVGPEVTLGEGWTPVTESAEWDAQFKLDYVFPSGSYKDRGAALTLSRAAELGVERVVEDSSGNAGAAIAQYAARAGVDADIYVPADAKQSKLDAIEAAGATPVRIEGSRQDVTDACVRRVEQRSTEWSSGDEPRDEAVGDEAWYASHAWNPAFYAGTETFAYELAAQRDWAVPDAVVLPLGHGTLFLGAYRGFQKLRDAGWTDDVPRLLGVQAAGVAPVVEERHGEAAAGANDAADGIQIREPARLDQLLAAIGETDGDAIACGESETEAALSALHERGFYVEPTSAVAVAGLEAYRENGTLDGGEDVVVALTGSGLKAD, from the coding sequence ATGCTCGAATGCCGGTCCTGTGGCGCGACCTACGAGTCGGGACCCGACGAGCCGTGGCGCTGCGAGTGCGGGCACGCGCTCGACTTCGCCGAGTCGCCGGTGCCGGACACCGACGAGCCCGACGTGGCCCGCCAGCGCGGGCTGTGGGCGTTCGCCGACTTCCTCCCGGTCGGTCCGGAGGTCACCCTCGGAGAGGGCTGGACGCCCGTCACCGAGTCGGCCGAGTGGGACGCCCAGTTCAAGCTCGACTACGTGTTCCCGTCGGGCAGCTACAAGGACCGCGGCGCGGCGCTCACGCTCTCGCGGGCCGCCGAACTCGGCGTCGAGCGCGTCGTCGAGGACTCCTCGGGGAACGCCGGCGCGGCCATCGCGCAGTACGCCGCACGGGCCGGCGTGGACGCCGACATCTACGTCCCGGCGGACGCCAAACAGTCGAAGCTCGACGCCATTGAGGCGGCGGGCGCGACGCCCGTGCGAATCGAGGGGAGCCGGCAGGACGTGACAGACGCCTGCGTGAGGCGCGTGGAGCAACGCTCCACGGAATGGTCGAGCGGCGATGAGCCGCGAGACGAGGCGGTGGGCGACGAGGCGTGGTACGCGAGCCACGCCTGGAACCCGGCGTTCTACGCGGGCACGGAGACGTTCGCGTACGAGCTCGCGGCGCAGCGCGACTGGGCGGTGCCGGACGCCGTCGTGCTCCCGCTCGGCCACGGCACGCTGTTCCTGGGCGCGTACCGGGGGTTCCAGAAGCTCCGTGACGCCGGATGGACGGACGACGTGCCGCGGCTGCTCGGCGTGCAGGCCGCGGGCGTCGCCCCGGTCGTCGAGGAGCGCCACGGCGAAGCAGCGGCCGGCGCGAACGACGCGGCCGACGGCATCCAGATTCGGGAGCCCGCACGCCTCGACCAGCTGCTGGCGGCCATCGGGGAGACTGACGGGGACGCAATCGCGTGCGGCGAGTCGGAGACGGAGGCCGCGCTGTCGGCGCTCCACGAGCGCGGCTTCTACGTCGAACCGACGAGCGCGGTGGCCGTCGCTGGGCTCGAAGCCTACCGCGAGAACGGCACGCTCGACGGAGGCGAGGACGTCGTCGTCGCGCTGACCGGGAGCGGGCTGAAGGCGGACTAG
- a CDS encoding glutathione S-transferase N-terminal domain-containing protein, whose amino-acid sequence MALELYKLPGCPYCAKVETKLDELDLDYVEHEVPSSHSERGEVEDVSGQTGVPVLVDTDNGIDGMAESDDIVEYLEETYGA is encoded by the coding sequence ATGGCACTCGAACTGTACAAGCTCCCGGGCTGCCCGTACTGCGCGAAAGTCGAGACGAAACTGGACGAACTCGACCTCGACTACGTCGAACACGAGGTCCCGAGTTCGCACAGCGAACGCGGCGAAGTCGAGGACGTCAGCGGCCAGACCGGCGTTCCCGTACTCGTCGACACCGACAACGGCATCGACGGGATGGCAGAGAGCGACGATATCGTCGAGTACCTCGAAGAGACGTACGGCGCATAG
- a CDS encoding DUF7536 family protein — translation MSERPGVRNLMRTLDVVTQAKRGLAVGVLVAFGTYWLFVVASGGSPYPTPYLAGLALVLAFTTTLLATALFTIGAAYRVSRSLD, via the coding sequence ATGTCCGAGCGGCCCGGCGTACGGAACTTGATGCGGACGCTGGACGTCGTCACTCAGGCGAAGCGAGGGCTGGCGGTCGGCGTCCTGGTGGCGTTCGGGACGTACTGGCTGTTCGTGGTTGCGTCCGGCGGGTCGCCGTACCCGACCCCGTATCTCGCCGGGCTGGCGCTCGTCCTCGCGTTCACGACGACGCTGCTGGCGACGGCGCTGTTCACCATCGGCGCGGCCTACCGGGTCAGCCGGTCACTCGACTAG
- a CDS encoding succinylglutamate desuccinylase/aspartoacylase family protein — protein sequence MTTLGTASAAPGEFDTGRLSVGESRDGATVGLPVAVVNGERDGKTLYVQAASDGDELNGVGVVRRVVPQLDPAELAGEVRVVGITNLPAFNVAEHRNPIDDTKMNRAYPGNADGSSSERIAHATFSAASDADLILDLHQGSTSRMINEVRVRCGRHHRLHSRCLELAKVFGTGHVLDQKGPEGQLARAGPNDGIPTIDPELGGCVGWDEESIQYGVDGVFNVLTHYGFLDGDVQTEPQTRAKEFDRFGSPVGGLVDFQVDLGERVSAGDTLFEVTDAFGTLKATVTADNDGIFWRTRRLPQVATGEYVCSVGTNVDTY from the coding sequence ATGACGACGCTCGGCACCGCGTCTGCGGCCCCCGGCGAATTCGACACCGGTCGGCTCTCCGTCGGCGAGAGCCGGGACGGTGCCACCGTGGGGCTGCCGGTCGCGGTCGTGAACGGTGAACGCGACGGCAAGACACTCTACGTACAGGCCGCCAGCGACGGCGACGAACTGAACGGCGTCGGCGTCGTCCGGCGCGTCGTCCCCCAGCTCGACCCCGCCGAGCTCGCGGGCGAAGTTCGCGTGGTGGGCATCACGAACCTCCCCGCGTTCAACGTCGCCGAACACCGCAACCCCATCGACGACACGAAGATGAATCGGGCGTACCCGGGGAACGCGGACGGCTCCTCCAGCGAGCGCATCGCGCACGCGACGTTCTCCGCCGCGTCGGACGCCGACCTCATCCTCGACCTCCACCAGGGCTCGACGTCCCGGATGATCAACGAGGTGCGGGTGCGGTGTGGCCGCCACCACCGCCTCCACTCCCGGTGTCTCGAACTCGCGAAGGTGTTCGGGACGGGTCACGTCCTCGACCAGAAGGGGCCGGAGGGCCAGCTCGCGCGCGCCGGCCCGAACGACGGCATCCCCACCATCGACCCCGAGCTCGGCGGCTGCGTCGGCTGGGACGAGGAGTCCATCCAGTACGGCGTCGACGGCGTCTTCAACGTCCTCACGCACTACGGCTTCCTCGACGGCGACGTCCAGACGGAGCCACAGACGCGCGCGAAGGAGTTCGACCGCTTCGGCTCCCCGGTCGGCGGCCTCGTCGACTTCCAGGTCGACCTCGGCGAGCGCGTGAGCGCGGGCGACACGCTGTTCGAGGTGACGGACGCCTTCGGCACCCTGAAGGCCACCGTCACCGCCGACAACGACGGCATCTTCTGGCGCACTCGCCGCCTCCCGCAGGTCGCGACCGGCGAGTACGTCTGTTCGGTCGGCACCAACGTCGACACGTACTAA
- a CDS encoding DUF7511 domain-containing protein yields the protein MTPGSRTRSDDAAAQPDDQPESAAAGQVIARVESADDGEECTLFPADADAEELVTTWLTAADDSFVDLSDCR from the coding sequence ATGACGCCGGGCAGCCGCACTCGCTCCGACGACGCCGCTGCACAGCCCGACGACCAGCCCGAGAGCGCTGCCGCCGGGCAGGTCATCGCCCGGGTGGAGTCGGCCGACGACGGCGAGGAGTGTACGCTGTTCCCGGCGGACGCCGACGCCGAGGAGCTCGTCACCACGTGGCTGACGGCGGCCGACGACTCGTTCGTCGACCTCTCGGACTGCCGCTAG
- a CDS encoding mechanosensitive ion channel family protein → MNAVQQISSILEELASTQARVGATVILAAIAALLAWLFAPRIVRTVHREVTGRILSDERVPVDLDSFDVGFPVTLVVRTIQLALFVLVSLMVLVIWGYVDVAVAAVETILGTIPLFVRVLITVSLVAATLVGIDVLEDRVDAYAEQSDALNQHQKGVVFRVLQVSVLVAATIASLSVWGVNLGGLLVGAGFLGIVIGTAARTTIGSLIAGFVLMVARPFEIGDWVAIGDDEGTVTDITIINTRIRNPNGEEVVIPNENVLNATVTNRTSLDRLRLSVDVGVDYDADIEAAEAVVQDALEDVDHVLSNPTPQVVPTSLGDSAVVLECRFWIDHPSPAKRAMATANVVRDVKGALDDAGIKIPYPQRELLGREETGGFRVEQQDRQTQR, encoded by the coding sequence GTGAACGCCGTCCAGCAAATCAGCTCGATACTCGAGGAGCTCGCGTCGACGCAAGCCCGGGTCGGCGCGACGGTGATCCTCGCGGCCATCGCGGCGCTGCTCGCGTGGCTGTTCGCGCCGCGAATCGTCCGGACGGTCCACCGGGAAGTGACCGGCCGCATCCTCTCCGACGAACGCGTCCCGGTCGACCTCGACTCCTTCGACGTCGGGTTCCCGGTGACGCTCGTCGTCCGCACCATCCAGCTCGCGCTGTTCGTGCTGGTGTCCCTGATGGTGCTCGTCATCTGGGGGTACGTCGACGTCGCCGTGGCGGCCGTCGAAACTATCCTCGGGACGATTCCGCTGTTCGTGCGCGTGCTCATCACCGTCTCGCTGGTGGCGGCGACGCTCGTCGGCATCGACGTTCTCGAAGACCGCGTGGACGCGTACGCCGAGCAGTCCGACGCGCTGAACCAGCACCAGAAGGGCGTGGTGTTCCGCGTGCTGCAGGTGAGCGTGCTCGTCGCGGCGACCATCGCGTCGCTGTCCGTCTGGGGCGTGAATCTCGGCGGGCTGCTGGTCGGCGCGGGCTTCCTCGGCATCGTCATCGGTACGGCCGCCCGGACGACTATCGGGTCGCTCATCGCGGGGTTCGTGTTGATGGTCGCGCGGCCGTTCGAGATCGGTGACTGGGTCGCCATCGGCGACGACGAGGGCACCGTCACCGACATCACCATCATCAACACCCGCATCCGGAACCCGAACGGCGAGGAGGTCGTCATCCCGAACGAGAACGTCCTGAACGCGACGGTGACGAACCGCACGAGCCTCGACCGCCTGCGGCTGTCCGTGGACGTCGGCGTGGACTACGACGCCGATATCGAAGCGGCCGAGGCAGTCGTTCAGGACGCGCTCGAAGACGTCGACCACGTACTCTCGAATCCGACGCCGCAGGTGGTGCCGACGTCGCTGGGCGACTCGGCGGTCGTCCTGGAGTGCCGGTTCTGGATCGACCACCCGAGCCCCGCGAAGCGCGCGATGGCGACCGCGAACGTGGTCCGGGACGTGAAGGGGGCGCTCGACGACGCCGGCATCAAGATTCCGTACCCGCAGCGCGAACTGCTCGGCCGCGAGGAGACTGGCGGCTTCCGCGTCGAACAGCAGGACCGACAGACGCAGCGCTGA
- a CDS encoding transcriptional regulator: MSRSALIENVTAMLADAGFSVSDRCATRPKSFDVAARRGDDVVLLKILGNIDAFDAETGAEMRRLGTYLQATPLVVGLRTRDEKLEPGVVYFRHGVPVFSPDTAMELFVEGLSPLVYAAPGGLYVNIDGDVLSDRREEEDLSLGKLATELGVSRRTVSKYEDGMNASIDVAMRLEELFGGDLTSPVDVMEGAEDVRDADPTPEDPEAAPEDVPVLSVLARVGFEVHPTVRAPFKAVSEESAGPDRLLTGHSSFTEAAVKRARIMSSVGEVTHTRAVYVVDEASREAVDDTAIVEREELEDIDDSEDLRDLLMDRGDPQEA; this comes from the coding sequence ATGTCACGGTCGGCTCTCATCGAGAACGTCACCGCGATGCTCGCAGACGCGGGCTTTTCGGTGAGCGACCGGTGTGCGACGCGCCCGAAGAGCTTCGACGTCGCCGCGCGCCGCGGCGACGACGTGGTGCTGCTGAAGATTCTCGGGAACATCGACGCCTTCGACGCCGAGACCGGCGCGGAGATGCGGCGGCTCGGCACCTACCTGCAGGCGACCCCGCTCGTCGTGGGGCTCCGCACGCGCGACGAGAAACTGGAACCGGGCGTCGTGTACTTCCGGCACGGCGTCCCCGTGTTCAGCCCGGACACCGCGATGGAGCTGTTCGTGGAGGGACTGTCGCCGCTGGTCTACGCCGCGCCGGGCGGCCTCTACGTGAACATCGACGGCGACGTGCTCTCGGACCGCCGAGAGGAAGAGGACCTGAGTCTGGGGAAGCTGGCGACCGAACTCGGCGTCTCCCGGCGGACCGTCTCGAAGTACGAGGACGGCATGAACGCCAGCATCGACGTGGCGATGCGACTCGAAGAGCTGTTCGGCGGCGACCTCACGTCGCCTGTGGACGTGATGGAGGGGGCCGAGGACGTCCGGGACGCCGACCCGACGCCCGAGGACCCAGAGGCCGCGCCCGAGGACGTGCCGGTACTGTCGGTGCTCGCCCGCGTCGGCTTCGAGGTCCACCCGACGGTTCGCGCGCCGTTCAAGGCCGTCAGCGAGGAGTCGGCGGGCCCTGACCGCCTGCTCACCGGGCACTCGTCGTTCACCGAGGCCGCGGTGAAGCGCGCTCGCATCATGAGTTCCGTCGGCGAGGTGACGCACACGCGGGCCGTCTACGTCGTCGACGAGGCGAGCCGGGAGGCCGTCGACGACACCGCCATCGTGGAGCGCGAGGAACTGGAGGACATCGACGACTCCGAGGACCTCCGGGACCTCCTGATGGACCGCGGCGACCCGCAGGAGGCGTAG
- a CDS encoding NCS2 family permease, with the protein MGLADYFGFDEHDTDLRTEVVAGVTTFLAMSYIVVVNPAVMTQITQDGEVVKPGIALANYSYAETVQMLAVVTLLASAVAMLVMAFYANRPFGLAPGLGLNAFFAFTVVGALGVPWQTALAAVFVEGILFIALTAVGAREYVIKLFPEPVKFAVGTGIGLFLAIIGLEAMGIVVGDAGTILALGDLAQNPVAILAVVGLFFTVALQARGVTGSIIIGIVATTVTGAALTYAGVVDPGVLAGEFVRNGGFAASELPKAQYDVTPLAGAFIEGFRNVEAFSFALIVFTFFFVDFFDTAGTLVGVGQAGGFLNDDGDLPDADEPLMADAVGTTFGAMLGTSTVTTYVESATGVEEGGRTGMVALVVAVLFLLSLAVVPLAAAIPQYASHIALVVVALLMLANVTAVDWDDITQSIPAGLTILVMPFTYSIAYGIAAGIISYPIAKVAAGEFDDVELGQWLLAGAFVVYFYVRTSGVLAAAV; encoded by the coding sequence ATGGGGCTCGCTGACTACTTCGGCTTCGACGAACACGACACGGACCTGCGCACGGAAGTCGTCGCAGGCGTGACGACGTTCCTCGCGATGTCCTACATCGTCGTCGTCAACCCCGCCGTCATGACCCAGATAACGCAGGACGGCGAGGTCGTCAAACCCGGAATCGCGCTCGCCAACTACAGCTACGCCGAGACCGTCCAGATGCTGGCGGTCGTCACCCTGCTGGCGTCCGCGGTCGCCATGCTCGTCATGGCGTTCTACGCGAACCGCCCGTTCGGGCTCGCGCCCGGCCTCGGCCTCAACGCCTTCTTCGCGTTCACCGTCGTCGGCGCGCTCGGCGTCCCCTGGCAGACCGCGCTCGCGGCCGTCTTCGTGGAGGGCATCCTGTTCATCGCCCTCACCGCGGTCGGCGCTCGCGAGTACGTCATCAAACTGTTCCCCGAACCGGTGAAGTTCGCGGTCGGCACCGGTATCGGGCTCTTCCTCGCTATCATCGGCCTGGAGGCGATGGGTATCGTCGTCGGTGACGCCGGAACCATCCTCGCGCTCGGCGACCTCGCCCAGAACCCGGTCGCCATCCTCGCCGTCGTCGGCCTGTTCTTCACGGTCGCGCTGCAGGCCCGCGGCGTCACCGGCAGCATCATTATCGGCATCGTCGCCACCACCGTCACCGGCGCGGCGCTCACGTACGCCGGCGTCGTCGACCCCGGCGTGCTCGCCGGCGAGTTCGTCCGCAACGGCGGATTCGCCGCCAGCGAACTCCCGAAAGCCCAGTACGACGTGACGCCGCTGGCCGGCGCGTTCATCGAAGGGTTCCGGAACGTCGAAGCGTTCAGCTTCGCGCTCATCGTGTTCACGTTCTTCTTCGTGGACTTCTTCGACACCGCCGGCACGCTCGTCGGCGTCGGGCAGGCCGGCGGCTTCCTGAACGACGACGGCGACCTCCCGGACGCCGACGAGCCGCTGATGGCGGACGCCGTCGGCACCACGTTCGGCGCGATGCTCGGCACGTCGACGGTCACGACGTACGTCGAGTCCGCGACCGGCGTCGAAGAGGGCGGCCGCACCGGCATGGTCGCGCTCGTCGTCGCGGTCCTCTTCTTGCTGTCGCTGGCGGTCGTCCCGCTGGCCGCCGCCATCCCCCAGTACGCGAGCCACATCGCGCTCGTCGTCGTCGCGCTGCTGATGCTCGCGAACGTCACGGCCGTCGACTGGGACGACATCACGCAGTCCATCCCGGCCGGCCTCACCATCCTCGTGATGCCGTTCACGTACTCAATCGCCTACGGCATCGCCGCCGGCATCATCTCCTACCCCATCGCGAAGGTCGCTGCCGGCGAGTTCGACGACGTGGAACTGGGCCAGTGGCTGCTCGCTGGCGCGTTCGTCGTCTACTTCTACGTCCGCACGAGCGGCGTGCTCGCGGCCGCAGTGTAG
- a CDS encoding outer membrane protein assembly factor BamB family protein, which produces MNRREFLATASVASLGVVSGCTGGESETEWGGAVSEAEPGGWRFHRSDARLSGSSDVSVRQPDGVSETFEARGVLTTDSRACFGPGVRCVRASASESENETMAESGWLRGLPGDRAVVLSSGAVLVYDLASGSVRHEQSVADDARHPRVDSEHLYYSTEDSGAVRILRLSDGEEWRVDVGQPTRVGAVAGKQRVVSWSGGTAAVGPGPEITWSRSLANPSAASADGDRVYVGTTESGGGRVVALDAASGEELWSVPMSMAVGTPTVGETYVFAGSTELTDGPEQPGRLVAIEKTTGTVQWERESYADRALLADDTLLLEDGYDRPLVALDAATGEERWRALPDGGNPVTVSDEGLYAKTARDSVALLS; this is translated from the coding sequence ATGAACAGACGGGAGTTCCTCGCGACCGCGAGCGTCGCGTCCCTGGGTGTCGTCTCCGGATGCACCGGAGGCGAGTCGGAGACCGAGTGGGGCGGCGCAGTGTCGGAGGCCGAGCCGGGCGGCTGGCGGTTCCACAGGAGCGACGCGCGCCTGTCCGGCTCCTCGGATGTCTCCGTGCGGCAGCCGGACGGAGTCAGCGAAACGTTCGAGGCGAGGGGGGTACTCACGACGGACTCGCGAGCGTGTTTTGGGCCGGGTGTGCGGTGTGTTCGGGCCTCGGCAAGCGAGAGCGAGAACGAAACGATGGCGGAATCCGGGTGGTTGCGCGGTCTCCCCGGCGACAGGGCTGTCGTGCTGTCGTCGGGAGCGGTTCTCGTGTACGACCTAGCGTCTGGGAGCGTTCGGCACGAACAGTCGGTCGCAGACGACGCACGGCACCCGAGAGTCGATAGCGAACACCTCTACTACTCGACTGAGGACAGCGGAGCCGTGCGGATACTGCGGCTCAGCGACGGCGAGGAGTGGCGCGTCGACGTCGGGCAGCCCACGCGCGTCGGTGCGGTCGCTGGGAAGCAGCGAGTAGTGAGTTGGAGCGGCGGGACGGCAGCGGTCGGTCCGGGTCCAGAGATTACGTGGTCCCGGTCGCTGGCGAATCCGAGCGCGGCGTCGGCGGACGGCGACCGCGTCTACGTCGGCACGACCGAATCGGGCGGCGGGCGCGTCGTCGCGCTCGACGCGGCGTCCGGCGAGGAACTGTGGAGCGTCCCGATGTCGATGGCTGTCGGGACGCCGACAGTCGGCGAGACGTACGTGTTCGCGGGCAGCACGGAGTTGACTGATGGACCCGAGCAGCCCGGGCGTCTCGTCGCCATCGAGAAGACGACTGGCACGGTACAGTGGGAGCGGGAGTCCTACGCCGACCGGGCGCTGCTCGCTGACGACACACTCCTGCTGGAGGACGGATACGACCGACCGCTCGTGGCGCTCGACGCAGCGACGGGCGAGGAGCGCTGGCGGGCGCTCCCGGACGGTGGAAATCCAGTCACCGTCTCCGACGAGGGGCTCTACGCGAAGACGGCACGCGACAGCGTGGCCCTGCTGTCCTGA
- a CDS encoding HalOD1 output domain-containing protein gives MRPATAVVELVAEATDENPTALDPLHDAIDPDALNRVVEPTEPNASGNLRVSFSYQEFFVVVRQSGQITLYDLDE, from the coding sequence GTGAGGCCGGCAACCGCCGTCGTCGAACTCGTCGCAGAGGCCACGGACGAAAACCCGACTGCTCTCGACCCGCTTCACGACGCCATCGACCCCGACGCGCTGAACCGAGTCGTCGAACCGACCGAACCGAACGCCAGCGGCAACCTCCGCGTCTCGTTCTCGTATCAGGAGTTCTTCGTCGTCGTCCGACAGTCCGGACAGATCACCCTGTACGACCTCGACGAGTGA
- a CDS encoding outer membrane protein assembly factor BamB family protein, translated as MPSTSRRDALRLLAAGGVAGLAGCSSFNLGKSSPNEKPPASLGTSWSPSEDAWPFPSGDPQNTAQSPDGVPSQPTVEWTDGTGGDSVAAEERGDLVAATPSRVVAARQFDDGVHLRALAADGTRQWDRRLEFPSEHPNPRYGGLVDGSLYLVGAGNDVVALNAADGTVRWRRNLYEQVAEDVPAKFLLRNGSSEDFAAMLLATPETLYVQTPYGIHGLAPSDGTEQWRLRFTAELSDTVLARPVGLAVTDSGVWASYAWPAPLLFAVELGEDGPRIQRTRLPFRDYPGTPVAVSDRTVVLASGVTWSTRPGETLAVGATTNDTEWQFPGHTGEGGAAYSRLATDGERAFVCQATEQPERMVVSALRTETGKLEWSHRESLADRDVRVADGQTFRLCQTVVAGDSVVVGFGQRTDGAMDRGAILALSRDAGRVRWRADIPVAPEGVMVTRDRLYVGGQRGGVVALGTRRS; from the coding sequence ATGCCCTCCACCAGTCGCCGTGATGCACTCCGCTTGCTCGCTGCCGGCGGCGTCGCCGGCCTCGCCGGCTGTAGTTCTTTCAATCTCGGCAAGAGCAGTCCGAACGAGAAACCACCGGCGTCACTCGGCACGTCGTGGTCGCCGTCCGAGGACGCGTGGCCGTTCCCAAGCGGGGACCCACAGAACACCGCACAGAGCCCGGACGGCGTCCCGTCGCAGCCGACCGTCGAGTGGACCGACGGTACTGGCGGCGACTCGGTGGCGGCCGAGGAACGCGGCGACCTGGTCGCCGCGACGCCGAGCCGAGTGGTCGCCGCGAGGCAGTTCGACGACGGCGTCCATCTGCGCGCGCTCGCCGCGGACGGCACGCGGCAGTGGGACCGCCGACTCGAATTCCCGTCCGAACACCCGAACCCGCGGTACGGCGGCCTCGTGGACGGGTCGCTGTACCTGGTCGGAGCTGGCAACGATGTCGTCGCCCTGAACGCGGCCGACGGCACGGTGCGCTGGCGGCGAAACCTCTACGAGCAAGTAGCCGAGGATGTACCAGCGAAGTTCTTGTTGCGGAACGGCTCGTCCGAAGACTTCGCGGCGATGCTGCTGGCGACCCCGGAGACCCTCTACGTCCAGACGCCCTACGGGATTCACGGTCTCGCGCCGTCGGACGGGACTGAACAGTGGCGGCTCCGCTTCACTGCCGAGTTGAGCGACACGGTGCTTGCGCGACCAGTCGGCCTCGCGGTGACCGACAGCGGGGTGTGGGCGAGTTACGCCTGGCCTGCACCGCTGCTGTTTGCGGTTGAGCTGGGCGAGGATGGCCCGAGAATACAGCGGACCCGCCTGCCATTTCGGGACTACCCCGGCACTCCAGTCGCAGTCAGCGACCGGACAGTCGTCCTCGCGAGCGGCGTCACGTGGTCAACGAGGCCGGGTGAAACGCTGGCCGTCGGAGCGACGACAAACGACACGGAGTGGCAGTTTCCGGGGCACACGGGCGAAGGCGGAGCAGCGTATTCGCGGCTGGCGACCGACGGCGAGCGGGCGTTCGTCTGCCAGGCCACAGAGCAGCCCGAGCGGATGGTCGTCTCCGCGCTCCGCACAGAGACCGGGAAACTAGAGTGGAGCCACCGCGAGTCGCTCGCGGACCGCGACGTTCGAGTCGCCGACGGGCAGACGTTCCGGCTCTGTCAGACCGTGGTGGCGGGTGATTCGGTTGTCGTCGGGTTCGGCCAGCGGACTGACGGGGCGATGGACCGCGGGGCGATACTCGCCCTCTCACGCGACGCGGGCCGCGTCCGGTGGCGCGCCGACATCCCCGTCGCACCCGAGGGCGTGATGGTGACGCGCGACCGGCTCTACGTCGGCGGGCAGCGGGGTGGAGTCGTGGCGCTGGGGACTCGCCGGTCGTGA
- a CDS encoding tRNA(Ile)(2)-agmatinylcytidine synthase has product MTVVALDDTDSRTAGMCTTYAAHLVAEELRAAGVDVHRILLVRLNPAVAYKTRGNAALAVHADVDPAVGLDVASRVVEEYAEVDDERTNPGVVVAHEADAPPAVAAFAERALREDIDPGEAESLAAAHGYQTAGWGNGRGVVGALAAVGAWTAFDDWTYESIHYRPRERWGTTRDVDAESVFAAADAAYPDAWDTVDRAEGDLVCVPHTPGPILYGIRGDDPETVQWVADKIDSERVHTSELFVTNQGTDAHLADAALADVQDGRAYRVDATVAADPETREGGHVFLDVEADGDRLACVAFEPTKRFRGHVRGLRPGDRVAVCGEVADGTLKLEKFAVRDLVTTERVTPTCPDCGTSMESAGADQGYRCRDCHTSAPGKERRPLGRDLDRGWYEVPPCARRHIARPLVRGEWDAPTHPER; this is encoded by the coding sequence ATGACCGTCGTGGCGCTCGACGACACGGACTCCCGGACGGCGGGGATGTGTACGACGTACGCCGCCCACCTCGTCGCCGAAGAACTCCGGGCCGCGGGCGTCGACGTTCACCGAATCCTGCTCGTCCGACTGAACCCAGCTGTCGCGTACAAGACGCGGGGGAACGCGGCGCTCGCCGTCCACGCCGACGTCGACCCCGCGGTCGGACTCGACGTGGCCTCGCGGGTCGTCGAGGAGTACGCCGAGGTCGACGACGAGCGCACGAACCCCGGCGTCGTCGTCGCCCACGAGGCCGACGCGCCGCCGGCAGTCGCTGCGTTTGCCGAGCGCGCACTCCGCGAGGATATCGACCCCGGCGAGGCCGAGTCGCTCGCCGCCGCCCACGGCTACCAGACCGCGGGCTGGGGGAACGGTCGCGGCGTCGTCGGCGCGCTCGCCGCCGTCGGCGCGTGGACGGCGTTCGACGACTGGACGTACGAGAGCATCCACTACCGGCCCCGCGAGCGCTGGGGAACCACCCGGGATGTCGACGCCGAGAGCGTCTTCGCCGCGGCCGACGCCGCCTACCCCGACGCGTGGGACACGGTCGACCGGGCGGAGGGCGACCTCGTCTGCGTCCCGCACACACCCGGCCCAATCCTCTACGGGATTCGCGGCGACGACCCCGAGACCGTGCAGTGGGTCGCCGACAAAATCGACAGCGAGCGAGTCCACACCAGCGAACTGTTCGTGACGAATCAGGGCACCGACGCCCACCTCGCCGACGCCGCGCTCGCTGACGTGCAGGACGGCCGCGCGTACCGCGTCGACGCGACGGTCGCCGCCGACCCCGAGACCCGCGAGGGCGGCCACGTCTTCCTCGATGTCGAAGCCGACGGCGACCGTCTCGCCTGCGTGGCGTTCGAGCCGACCAAGCGCTTCCGCGGCCACGTCCGAGGGCTGCGTCCCGGCGACCGCGTCGCCGTCTGCGGGGAGGTCGCCGACGGCACGCTCAAACTGGAGAAGTTCGCGGTCCGGGACCTCGTGACGACCGAGCGCGTCACCCCCACGTGCCCGGACTGCGGGACTTCGATGGAGAGCGCGGGCGCAGACCAGGGCTACCGCTGCCGGGACTGCCACACCAGCGCACCGGGCAAAGAGCGCCGCCCGCTCGGCCGCGACCTCGACCGCGGCTGGTACGAGGTGCCGCCGTGCGCGCGCCGGCACATCGCCCGCCCGCTCGTCCGCGGCGAGTGGGACGCGCCCACCCACCCCGAACGATAG